From Planococcus halocryophilus, the proteins below share one genomic window:
- the panB gene encoding 3-methyl-2-oxobutanoate hydroxymethyltransferase, with translation MKNTASLIKMKTQNEKIAMLTAYDYPSAKLAEEAGVDVILVGDSLGMVVLGYDSTVKVTVDDMIHHGKAARRGAPDTFLVVDMPFASFHGSAERILDNAVRMFQETGAEALKVEGADDVVNAIELLTRTGIPIVAHLGLLPQSAGVLGGYKVQGKTADAAQKLIDDALACEVAGACMLVLECIPYQLAEKVTAALTIPVIGIGAGSETDGQVLVYHDTLKYGSHHLPKFVRSYAETGESMKNGLIQYVNEVKSGVFPAEEHRFTMKEEELKQLYGGKE, from the coding sequence ATGAAGAATACAGCGTCACTGATCAAAATGAAAACACAAAACGAAAAAATCGCCATGCTAACGGCTTATGATTACCCATCAGCCAAGCTTGCTGAAGAAGCCGGAGTGGATGTCATTTTAGTTGGCGATTCTTTAGGAATGGTCGTTCTTGGATATGATTCTACTGTAAAAGTAACCGTAGATGACATGATTCATCATGGCAAAGCTGCTCGCCGCGGAGCTCCAGACACATTTTTAGTGGTGGATATGCCGTTTGCATCGTTTCATGGAAGTGCCGAACGAATATTAGATAATGCGGTTCGCATGTTCCAAGAAACCGGAGCTGAAGCATTGAAAGTAGAAGGCGCAGATGATGTGGTAAATGCGATAGAATTATTAACGCGCACAGGGATTCCAATTGTTGCGCATTTAGGTTTGCTTCCTCAATCAGCGGGTGTTCTTGGTGGTTACAAAGTACAGGGCAAAACAGCAGATGCAGCACAAAAGCTGATCGACGATGCCCTCGCTTGTGAAGTGGCAGGCGCATGCATGCTGGTTCTTGAATGCATTCCTTACCAATTAGCTGAGAAAGTAACGGCAGCCCTCACAATACCTGTTATTGGCATTGGCGCAGGAAGTGAAACAGATGGCCAAGTACTTGTTTACCACGACACGTTGAAATACGGTTCGCATCATTTGCCAAAATTTGTTCGTTCGTATGCTGAAACAGGCGAGAGCATGAAAAACGGCTTGATTCAATATGTGAATGAAGTAAAATCAGGTGTATTTCCAGCAGAAGAGCATCGTTTTACGATGAAAGAAGAAGAACTTAAGCAATTGTATGGTGGAAAAGAATAA
- a CDS encoding flavin reductase family protein, translated as MIPINPKQNSERDNYKLLIGSVIPRPIAFITTQSESGVVNGAPFSYFNIVSSNPPMVSVAIQRPADKLKDTARNIYDTGEFVVHIVDDQNVVKINETSASLPPSESEVEKVNLTLVSSTEIGVPGVKESKVRMECRLVQAIPLGGDGPGSDLFIGEVIQFHVDEDIYESGRIDPRGLGAVSRLAGTNYAHIGEIFSIARPK; from the coding sequence ATGATTCCGATCAATCCGAAACAAAATAGCGAGCGAGATAATTACAAATTATTAATTGGTTCGGTTATTCCACGACCAATTGCTTTTATTACCACTCAATCTGAGTCGGGAGTTGTTAACGGAGCACCATTTAGTTATTTCAACATCGTGTCTTCAAATCCGCCTATGGTATCCGTAGCTATCCAACGGCCGGCTGACAAATTGAAAGACACTGCCCGAAACATTTATGACACAGGTGAATTCGTTGTGCATATCGTGGATGATCAAAATGTTGTGAAAATCAATGAAACATCAGCATCCTTGCCACCATCAGAAAGTGAGGTAGAAAAAGTCAATTTAACGCTCGTTTCAAGCACAGAAATTGGAGTGCCTGGTGTAAAAGAATCCAAAGTGCGTATGGAATGTCGTTTAGTACAAGCCATTCCGTTAGGTGGAGATGGACCTGGTAGTGATTTGTTTATCGGAGAGGTAATCCAGTTTCATGTAGATGAAGATATATACGAAAGTGGCCGCATTGACCCTAGAGGACTAGGTGCAGTTAGTCGCTTAGCAGGCACAAATTATGCGCATATAGGCGAGATTTTTTCAATCGCAAGACCCAAATAA
- a CDS encoding DUF5996 family protein yields MKASIIKHSEWADTKFTLHLISQILGKVKLATAHKEPQWEHITLSLTPNGFTTGLLFAEDDLLQLDVDVRNSLISINVNGTTEDIPIETSKSIKDYFDEIFHSLHSRGVEVTINPKPQEMAYKKLLNEDETPLTFNQQDAVRGLTLFQFVLNEELKFLAPLRCRKIKPALFWGTFDVSALIVNGIMEEFPEDKVIEKAAFDEHMIEYGCWLGDEKTDTPSFFVLPYPFINKDLNYPSVKPAEAYYEASLSEYFLDLESVMKSDNPSETVQAFFHTTFDILQKELEWEGSTHYFIPLKMD; encoded by the coding sequence ATGAAAGCGAGTATTATCAAGCATTCCGAATGGGCAGATACGAAGTTTACGCTGCATTTAATCTCTCAGATTTTAGGGAAGGTAAAGCTAGCTACAGCTCACAAGGAGCCACAATGGGAGCATATAACACTATCGCTAACTCCAAACGGCTTCACTACGGGTTTGTTATTTGCAGAGGATGATCTTTTGCAACTTGATGTAGATGTCAGAAATAGTTTGATCTCGATAAATGTCAACGGAACAACCGAAGACATCCCGATTGAAACGTCAAAATCGATTAAAGATTATTTTGATGAAATATTTCACAGTTTGCATTCACGAGGGGTCGAGGTAACGATAAATCCAAAACCACAGGAAATGGCATACAAAAAACTATTAAATGAAGACGAGACCCCGTTAACTTTTAATCAGCAAGATGCGGTGAGGGGATTAACCCTTTTCCAGTTCGTACTAAATGAGGAGCTGAAATTTTTGGCCCCTTTACGATGCCGAAAAATAAAACCGGCTCTTTTTTGGGGAACCTTTGACGTTTCAGCCCTCATTGTAAACGGAATTATGGAAGAGTTTCCGGAAGATAAAGTGATTGAAAAAGCTGCATTTGACGAGCATATGATCGAGTATGGATGTTGGCTAGGCGACGAGAAAACCGATACACCTTCTTTCTTTGTATTGCCCTATCCATTTATCAACAAAGATTTAAATTATCCTAGTGTTAAGCCCGCTGAAGCATATTACGAAGCAAGTTTGAGCGAATATTTTTTAGATCTAGAAAGCGTGATGAAATCAGACAACCCAAGTGAAACAGTTCAAGCGTTTTTCCACACGACTTTTGATATCTTACAAAAGGAATTAGAGTGGGAAGGCTCTACTCATTACTTTATACCGCTGAAAATGGATTAG
- a CDS encoding GNAT family N-acetyltransferase, with translation MEIKTGENKFYIGNDSGDPDAELHYEPTDSKLINIAHTYVSENLRGQGVGEMLVEKVVDYARQEDIQITASCPFAKKELSKRPEFEDVLAT, from the coding sequence ATGGAGATTAAAACTGGAGAAAACAAATTTTATATTGGGAATGACTCGGGGGACCCGGATGCAGAGCTTCACTATGAACCAACTGACTCTAAGTTAATAAACATCGCTCACACGTATGTGAGCGAGAACTTACGAGGGCAAGGTGTAGGTGAAATGCTTGTAGAGAAAGTGGTAGACTACGCGAGACAAGAAGACATACAAATTACGGCAAGTTGTCCATTTGCCAAAAAAGAACTTTCAAAGCGTCCGGAATTTGAAGATGTTTTAGCTACTTAA
- a CDS encoding peptidase E yields the protein MRQIIAMGGGGFSMEPDNPLLDQYILKQANKARPKICFIPTASGDADSYIEKFYNFFKQQDCEPSHLSLFKPHTRNLEEFVLQQDIIYVGGGNTKNLLVLWKEWGLDQMLKTAWEQGIILAGLSAGSICWYEQGITDSYGDKLEPLEALGFLPGSHCPHYDGEAERRPTYRQFVEQGTLQSGIAADDGAAVHYMDQEIKKIVSSRPAAKAYRVFKGGEEELVVEYLGD from the coding sequence ATGCGTCAAATTATCGCGATGGGCGGTGGTGGATTCTCCATGGAACCGGACAACCCGCTACTTGATCAATACATACTAAAACAAGCAAACAAAGCTCGCCCAAAAATCTGTTTTATTCCAACAGCAAGTGGAGATGCAGATAGTTATATTGAAAAATTTTATAATTTCTTTAAGCAGCAAGACTGTGAACCAAGTCATTTGTCTTTATTCAAACCACATACACGAAACTTAGAGGAGTTTGTATTGCAACAAGACATTATTTATGTGGGTGGCGGAAATACCAAAAATTTATTGGTGCTTTGGAAAGAATGGGGATTGGATCAAATGTTGAAAACCGCGTGGGAACAAGGGATTATTCTAGCGGGTCTTAGTGCAGGCTCGATTTGCTGGTACGAACAAGGCATCACCGATTCTTATGGCGACAAACTTGAACCACTCGAAGCGCTCGGTTTTTTACCGGGCAGTCATTGCCCACATTACGACGGCGAAGCCGAAAGAAGACCGACTTATCGTCAATTTGTGGAGCAAGGAACGCTACAATCGGGCATCGCCGCAGACGACGGAGCGGCAGTCCATTATATGGACCAAGAAATAAAAAAGATAGTCAGCTCAAGACCAGCAGCTAAAGCTTACCGAGTATTTAAAGGTGGGGAAGAGGAATTGGTGGTTGAGTATTTGGGGGATTAA
- a CDS encoding nucleotidyltransferase domain-containing protein, translating to MLIQEIAVQQITASLIKSSYVRAVFLKGSMGRNEHDEHSDIDLYCLVDSEQEELFLKERLSHLEAYRPVLFQDDIFIIAPQLIAVFDNLLHIDLFTVTVESFPTKDFFKVVYDPENLLDQFVASQNLELSKEEYTDHVIDVAWFLFQYRKASGRGNDVWAVKMLSHVLEHLARVLLHRYAPHRAQLGLKAISHSLPDIVFSEIESSSNLMTPENHAQAASRLRQLVAKEAHWIENHVTERKTMMPLMTAMLNDSR from the coding sequence ATGCTTATTCAAGAAATTGCGGTACAGCAAATTACGGCAAGTTTAATAAAAAGTTCGTATGTGCGGGCCGTTTTTCTGAAAGGCTCCATGGGTAGAAATGAACACGACGAACATTCGGATATCGATCTTTATTGCTTAGTGGACTCAGAACAAGAAGAATTGTTTTTGAAAGAGCGGCTTTCTCACCTTGAAGCCTATCGACCGGTGTTGTTTCAAGATGATATTTTTATTATTGCGCCTCAACTGATTGCGGTTTTTGATAATTTATTGCATATCGATTTGTTTACGGTAACGGTTGAATCGTTTCCTACAAAGGATTTTTTCAAAGTGGTTTACGACCCTGAAAATTTACTCGATCAATTTGTCGCATCGCAAAACCTTGAGTTGAGTAAAGAGGAATATACAGACCATGTTATTGATGTTGCCTGGTTTTTATTTCAATACCGCAAAGCGAGTGGTAGAGGAAACGACGTATGGGCCGTGAAGATGCTATCTCATGTGCTTGAGCATTTGGCACGGGTTTTGTTGCACCGATATGCACCTCATCGTGCTCAATTGGGATTAAAAGCAATCAGTCATTCACTTCCAGACATTGTTTTTTCAGAAATCGAGTCCAGTTCCAACTTGATGACTCCAGAAAATCATGCACAAGCTGCGTCTCGACTCCGCCAACTGGTTGCTAAAGAAGCACATTGGATCGAAAACCACGTCACAGAGCGCAAAACGATGATGCCGCTAATGACTGCGATGCTCAACGACTCACGTTAA
- a CDS encoding GNAT family N-acetyltransferase, with product MEFPILETERLILNKIEEKDAAQFFDIMSRDEVTVYYGMDSLTYQEEAVEMIRSFDAVWNAKRGMRWAIRLKEKDEFIGTIGLNNLNVRAKKAEVGYELHPDYWHQYYTQEANRAVLNYAFSELGLYRMGAVTFPENTSSNRLLEKLGFTLEGRLRGYLHQRNQSHDAYVFSLLRPEWQKI from the coding sequence ATGGAATTCCCTATATTGGAAACGGAAAGATTGATTTTAAATAAAATCGAAGAAAAAGATGCAGCACAATTTTTCGACATCATGTCTCGCGACGAAGTAACGGTTTATTACGGAATGGATAGTTTAACTTACCAAGAAGAAGCAGTCGAAATGATTCGTTCATTTGACGCCGTTTGGAACGCGAAACGAGGTATGCGCTGGGCGATTCGTTTGAAAGAAAAAGACGAATTTATTGGAACGATCGGCTTAAATAATTTAAATGTAAGAGCAAAAAAAGCGGAAGTTGGATACGAACTGCATCCTGATTATTGGCATCAATACTACACCCAAGAAGCGAATAGAGCCGTATTAAACTACGCTTTTTCTGAATTAGGTCTATATCGCATGGGGGCGGTCACTTTCCCAGAAAACACCTCATCAAACCGGCTATTGGAAAAGCTCGGTTTTACTTTAGAAGGCCGTCTCCGTGGCTATTTGCATCAGCGAAATCAGTCCCACGACGCCTACGTTTTTTCTTTACTGAGACCGGAATGGCAGAAAATTTAA